CGGGGCACGCGGCGCAGATCGCAGCTGAGGCCCTGCGCAACCTGGATCACCGCGGGCCGATTTTGATTACCGCGGGCGACAAGGTCATCCAGCCGCACGTGATTCACGAGCTGGCGGAGGAGTATCTTCGTTCGCGGTCCGACATGGCGTTCGTCACCTCGGCCAAGCGGCAGGGCGGCCAGGTCAGCACGGCTGGGCGGATCATGACCAACGGCGTCGGCCGCATTCTCGGCAATGTGGAGCTTCGCGACATTCAGCGGGGCCGGGTGGTCGAGGCGTTGCTCAAACAGGCGGGCCGCCGGCCGTCGGCCCAGTTCAGCTATCAGCAGATCATCCGGGCCGGCCGCCAACACATCGCCGACGAGGGCAAGCTGGCCAAGGCCCTCGGTCCGGCGGGCCAGGCGATCAAGGAGGCGGGTTCGGTCACCGGGCGGAAGCTCATTGAGTTGTTCGGCCCGCACGGCGGAAGCCTTTCGCTGGGCGGCAAGCGGCTGGCCGCCGACCAGATCGAGCGTCAGAGCAAGACCGTGAACCTTTCGGTCTACTTGGGCGGGAGCGAATTCTGGTATCGCTTCCTGCCCGTTCTGAGCAACGAGAACGCCCAGCGGGAGTACTATCTGACGGACGCGATCCAACTGGTGGCGGAGGCGTCGGACCGCACGTGGAAGCTCTCGCAGCACAAGCTGTCCGACCCGTCGGACGTGATGGCGTTCAATTCGCCGGACGAGCTGCTGATCGTCGAGGACACGCTTCGGCGCATGGCGATGTCCGAGAAGGACGAGGCACCGGGCGTTTTGTCGGCGGCGGTGGCGAAGCTGCCCGCTGGGTCGTACCGTCCGGCGGGCAAGTGGCTCGAGCTTTTTGAGAGCTGGCCTGCGGGTTTGAATCGCCGCTTCGCGGAGATCTACGGTCCCGACGCCGGTCTGATTCACGACCGTCGCAAGCTTTTTGTTCGGGCGATCAAGCTGTTTATCTGCCGCTTCGGAGTCGAGCGTAAGGCGATCGTCGTGCGGGCGCCGGGCCGGATCAACCTGTTGGGCCGGCACGTGGACCACCGCGGCGGCGCGGTCAACGTCATGGCGATCGACCGCGACGTGGTGTTCGTCACCGCTCCTCGCGAGGATGACACCGTCACCCTCTGCAACGACAAACCGCAACAGTTCCCCGACCGCGAGTTTTCGCTTCGCGAGCTTCTGGGGGACATCGAGTGGCAGGACTGGCTCAGCTACGTCAACAGCGACCACGTCCGCTCGATTCTTTCGCGGACGCAGGGCGACTGGAGCAATTACGTGAAGGCGTCGATGGTCCGGCTCCAGCAGCAGTTCACGACGATTCGGATCGCCGGGTTTGACGCCGCGGTGGCGGGCGACATTCCGATGGCGGCGGGTTTGTCGAGCAGTTCGGCGATGGTGGTGGCCTCGGCTGAGGCCGCGGTCGCCTTCAACGGTTTGAACGTCAATCCGACCGAGCTGGTGGATTTGTGCGGCGAGGGCGAGTGGTTCGTCGGTTCGCGCGGCGGAGCCGCCGACCACACCGCGATCAGCATGGGGCGGCGCGGCCAGCTCGCCCACGTGCGGTTCCTGCCCTTCCAGATCGAGAAGATCTACGACTTTCCGTCCGACTGCCGCGTGATCATCGCCCACAGCGGGATCGACGCCAAGAAGAGCGCGACGGCGAAGGACAAGTTCAATCAGAAGGTGGCCAGTTACGAGTTGAGCTTGATGCTTCTGAAGGACCGCGTTCCGCAGCTCGACCATCTGCTGGCGCACGTTCGCGACATCAATCCTCGGCGGCTTCACTGCCCGATCAGCCAGATCTACCGCCACCTGCTGACCGTGCCCGAGTACATGCCGGCCAAGACGATCCGCGAGACGCTCTCGGAGCGTCACCAGCCGCGACTGGAGCGGGTCTTCGGGTCGCACCGCAACCCGGAGTGCTACGACCTGCGCGGCGTCCTGCTTTACGGGATCGCCGAGTGCGAGCGCAGCCTGCTGGCTCCGGAACTGCTCGAGCAGGGACGGACGGCGGAGTTCGGCCGGCTGATGCGGGTCAGCCACGACGGCGACCGCGTGGCGTCTCACAGGAAGTCGTCCAACGGCCGATGGCGGACCAGCCGCTTTCGCTACGACTGCGGCGATCCGGCTTTGGCCCGTCTCTGCGAGGACCTGGCCAGCGAGAACCCTCAGCGGGTTTTGGCCGCCCAGCTCTACATGCAGGGCGGGGCCTACGAGTGTTCGACGCCGCAGATCGACAAGATGATCGACGCGGTCCGACCGATCGATGGGGTCCACGGGGCCCAGCTCGGGGGAGCGGGACTCGGCGGATGCATCATGATCCTGGCGCGCCCCGACGCGGTCGCTGGGGTCGTCGAGACCCTCAAACGCGAATACTACAGCCAGATGAAATCCGACCCCTTCATCCACGTCTGCCAGCCGGTGGCGGGATCGGGTCTGATTGCGGTATAATTGGTCAGGAAATCGGACCAGCGTCTGATGGCTGCCCCGTGCGGCCGACAGGATGGCGACAATGACGAATCAGGAACTGCAACTGAGCGACGAGCAGAAGCGGACGCTCCTGGCTCTGGCCCGGCGCGTGGTGAATGCCGAGGTCGCCGGAACCGACCCGGCGCCCGCCGAACCTCCCGGCGACCCGGTCCTAAATCTGCCGTGCGGATGCTTTGTGACGCTGCACGTGGCTGGGCAGTTGCGCGGCTGCATCGGCACCTTCCAGGCCAACGCGCCGCTGCACCGGACGGTCGCCGAGATGGCCCAGGCCGCCCTGGCCGATCCGCGGTTCACGCACCAGCGGCTGCGGACCGTCGAGTTGGATGAGCTGGACATCGAGATCTCGGTGCTCTCGCCCCTGGAGAAGACGGATGATCCGATGTCTCTGGAGTTGGGTAAACACGGCATCTACATCCGCCGCGGCTATCGCACCGGATGCTTCCTGCCCCAGGTCGCCACCGAAACCGGCTGGGACCGCGAGCAGTATCTGTCCTACTGCTGCTCGCACAAGGCCGGTCTGGCCGCTGGGGCCTGGAAGGACCGCGACACGGAAGTCTACCTGTTCACCGCCGAGGTGTTCTCCGAGGGCCAACTCGGAAAGGAATAGCCCGGCCGGACCGACGGAAAACCCCATGATACAAGACAACAGCAGCGAAACCGCCAAAGCTCCCGAGACCCTTCCGACCACCCTCCGACAGCGGCGGACCAACCTGTATCGCGGCGTACTGGCGGTCATGGTGGTCTCCGCGGTCATGCTCTTCTTTGTAGTCTGGTACAAATCGTGGCCGCAGAAGCTCGATTGCCGCCGCGCCGCTGTGCGTCTGGCGATCGCCCTCGAGCAGTACGGGGTCAGGGAGAATCGCCTCCCGTCGCTGCTGGACGTTCTGGACCTGCGTTCCGGGCGATACAGGTCCGACCACTACGAGTACCCGCTGGCCGGTTTCGGCGGCAGCCCCATGCTTCCCGAAGGGAGCATTGTCGCGTACTGCGCCCAGTCTCACACGGGCCTGCTCCATGATCCGGGCCGCCACGTCCTGGTCTTTCACCAGCGCCGGATCGTCGTCCTCTGGCTTGATGAGGCGCGCTTCCAGCAGGCCCTGGGCGACGCCGTGTCGCTCGGCCCCTTCATTTCCGTCCCGCGTCTGAAGCCCGAAGACCTGCCCGACTAGCGCCACGCGCGGACGGGAAAGGTCGTTGTCGCCGCCCCAGGCCGGATTTATAATACCCGCATACTCCGCGATCCAAGATCGTGGGAAGGTTCCGCAATTGTGGGCACAGGAGCTTTCTGATGGAGACGTACTATCTGGGCATCGACGTCGGCACTTCCGGACTCAAGACGATCCTGATGGCCCGCGACGGCGCGGTTGCCGCCAGCGACACGCAGGAATACCCGATCGCCTCGCCGAGACCCGGCTGGTCTGAGCAGAACCCGCAGGACTGGTGGAAAGCCGCCGTGGCCGGCATCGCCGCCGTCCTGACGCAGAGCGGCATCTCCGGCGACCGGATCGGCGGGATCGGGCTTTCGGGCCAGATGCACGGGTCGGTCTTCCTGCCCGCCGACGGCATCGAGCCGCTGCGACCGGCCATCCTGTGGAACGATCAGCGGACGGCTGACCAGTGCGCCTACATCGAGAAGAAGGCCGGCGGCCGCAAGAAGCTGATCGCCATGGTCGCCAACCCCGCCCTCACCGGTTTTACCGCGCCGAAGATTATCTGGCTTCGCGACCATGAGCCCAAGACTTACCGCAAGGTCGCTCACGTCCTTCTGCCGAAGGACTTCATCCGCCTCTGCCTGACCGGTGTCTACGCCACCGAAGTCTCCGACGCCTCCGGCACGCTCCTGCTGGACGTGAGCAAGCGCAAATGGCACGAGAAACTCATGAGGAAGCTCGACCTGAACGCAGGCTGGTTCCCGCCGTGCCACGAGTCGGTCGAGGTCACCGGCCGGCTCAGCGCGGTGGCGGCCAAGGCCACCGGCCTGGCTGAGGGAATTCCCGTCGTCGGCGGGGCCGGCGACCAGGCGGCCGGAGCGGTCGGCAACGGCATCGTCGACCGCGGCATCGTCTCAGCCACCCTCGGAACCTCCGGCGTCGTTTTCGCCTATGCGAGCAAACCCGCCTATGACCCCCTCGGACGAGTCCACACCATGTGCCATGCCGTACCCGGCGCCTGGTGCGTTTTCGGCTGCATGCTCGCCGCCGGCGGTTCGCTCCAGTGGTTCCGCAACCAGCTCGGTCAGCAGGAGGTCCGCCAGGCCGCGGAAGCCGGCGTCGATCCATACACGCTCCTGATCGACCAGGCCCGCCAGGCTCCGGCCGGGTGCGAAGGCCTCTTCTTCCTGCCCTACCTGACCGGCGAGCGCACGCCGCACGCCGACCCGTACGCCCGCGGCTGCTTCATCGGCCTGACCGCCCGCACCGACCGGGCCGCGGTCATCCGTTCCGTCCTGGAGGGCGTGACGTTCGGCATGAAGGACCAGGTCACGATCATGCGCGAAATGGGAATCCCCGTCAAACAGGTCCGTGCCTCCGGCGGAGGCGCCCGAAGCGAGTTCTGGCGGCAGCTCCAAGCCGACATGTATGACGCCCCGGTGGTCACCCTCAACGTCACCGAAGGGGCCGCCCTCGGCGTGGCCATCCTCGCCGCCGTCGGGACCGGGGCCTACAAGTCGGTGCCCGCCGCGTGCAAGGCCATCGTCAAGAGCGTCGATACTTCAAAACCGCGACGGGACCTGGTAAGATTGTATAATGACCATCATGCCATGTTCGGCCGGCTCTACGGATGCCTGAGGCCCGCCTTCCCCGATATGGCAAAGCTGGCCTGGACCGGTTTGAAAAGGAGCCCATCATGAAAGCCTTCAAGCTCATCACCGTCTCACTGGCTGTGCTGACCGTGCTTCCCGTTGCCGCCGACGCGGCCAAGCCCAAGTACATGCGGGGCAAGCCCATGACCGTCGTCCAGGACCAGTCCGGGGCGTACCTCCGCGGTTGGGCCCAGATCCAGGGCGACCAGGTCGAACTGATCGACATCGAAGGCGAACAGCACACCTTCAGCCGCAAGAACGTCAACGTCTTCAAGGTGGCTGAGCTCGAAGCTGAATTCCGAAAGGCGATGCGCGACGTCAAGACCGAGGAGGACGACAAGACCTCCGAATACGTCAAGCTCTTTCCGGACGCCAAGAACAAACAGCTCTATGAAGAGGTCCTGAAGCTGGCTGAGAAGCTGGCGGCCCGAAGCCCCGACAATCCCTCCCGCGAGGCCATCGCCGCCCGGGCGTGGGCCCAGGAGAGGATTCAACAGATGAACCGCACCCTCCGCGGCGACGGCGCCGAGGAGGGCTTCCAACTCAGCGAGGGGGATATCCAGAAGATCCGATTCGCCCTGATCCCGATCGAGGGGCGGATCGAGCGCCTGCGCGCCAATTTCCGCAATGAGGTCCGCGAGCGCTTCCTCGAGGAGATGGTCCAGCAGGGGGTGTTTTCCGATCAGGACCGCCGCCAGTTCCTCCGCTCGACGCCGGCCGAGCAGCTCCAGGTGATCAAGGCTCGCACGGGCGACAAGTACCAGGGCGATATCGAGATCGTCAACGACCCGCCGCTGATCATGGGCTTCCGCAGCATCGTGGTGCCGATCCTCACTCGCACCTGCGCCACGCCCGCCTGCCACGGCGGCGAAGGGCCGTCGGCGTTCAAACTCGTGACGCCGATGCGCGAGACCGATCAGATCTACGAGAATTTCATCGTTCTCGAGACCTACCCAGCCAAGGCGGGACGGCTGCTGGACCACACGAATCCCAAACGTTCGCTGCTGGCCACCTATACGCTGCCGCCCGCGGAGGTCGGGCCCGAGCTGGCCCATCCGCCGACCGCCACGCCCGTTCCGGCCTTCTTCAAGAGCGCCGAGGACCCGCGTTACGAGGCCCTGATGGCGTGGCTCCAGCTCCTGCCGCTGACCATGCCGGACTACGGCATCGCATTGCCGCAGTGGCCGGTGCCTCCGCCGTCCGCGACGACCGCGCCGGCCGGCGCGACCACCAGGAACTAGGCGGACGGACGGATGCAACAGCGGCTCTACCGCATTCTGGACGCGAACCTGAACCGGGCCCGCGAGGCGTTGCGGGTCATTGAGGAGTTCTTCCGGTTCGTCCGCGACGACCGCGAGGTTTCCATCCGCGTGAAGCAACTTCGTCACGCCCTCAACGAAATCGCCGATCGGGTGGGCCGTGAGAAACTGCTGGCCGCCCGCGACTCGCTGGCCGACGTCGGCCGCGACATTCCCAGCCCGAGTCTCGACGGGCGCACCGGGCCGCGCCCGGTGGCCGCCGCCTCGTTCAAGCGCCTCCAGGAGGCGCTTCGCGCCATCGAGGAATACGCCGCGCCGATCGATCCGCAGATTTCCGCCATCGCTGCGCGCTTGCGTTTTGAGGCCTACGACCTGGAAAAGCAGATCATGACCGCCGCCGCCGCCGCGAGGTTCGGAGCCGTCCGGCTCTATCTGCTGATCGGATCGGACCTCTGCCCGCCGCCGCGGATGATCGCGCTGGTTCCGGAACTGCTGGCGGCGGGCGTCGATTGCCTCCAGCTTCGCGAAAAGCACCTTTCGGATCGTCAGACTTACGACCTGTCCCAACGCCTCGCCGAACACTGCCACGCCGCGGGCGAACTGTTCATTGTCAACGACCGGGCCGATCTGGCCGCCGCCGTCGGCGCCGACGGCCTGCACCTGGGCCAGGACGATCTGCCGCTGAAGACCGCCCGAACGCTTTGCCCGAACGCGATTATCGGACTGAGCACGCACAACCTCGACCAGGTCGCCGCCGCGATCGACCAGCGGCCGGACTACATCGCCGTCGGGCCCGCCTTCGCCACCGCCACCAAACCCCACGAACCAGTCGCCGGGCTCGCGTTCATTCGTCAAGCCGTCGAACGTCTCGACGCCGCGGGCATCGACCATGTCGCCATCGGCGGGATCACCCTCGAGAACCTCGATCAGCTTCGGGCCGCCGGCGTCCGACGCATCGCCGTGGCCGCCGCCGTCCTCAAGTCGCCCGATCCCGTCGACGCCGCCCGCCGGCTGGCCGCCGCCCTCGGTTGACCGTCCGCCTCAGCGGCGCTCCCGCTCCGCCGGCAGTACCGGATTCGTCGGCTCCTTCTTGCTCGACATCGCCGCGGTCAAGGTGAACCGCATTGCATCCTCGATCGTCATGTCCACCTCGCGCACCGCCGACCGCGGCACCATCACGGTATACCCTCCCATCTGGTAGCTCATGGGCAGATACACCGCGATCGTGTCCTCGCCGCCCACCCCCGCCGGCACGTCCGAGAAGTCCTCCCGCGTGACCATCCCGACCAGGCTCGCCCGGCCGTTCTCGAAATCCACCATCACCACCCGGTTGAACTCCTTCTTCTTCGACGAATCGAAGAACGTCATCAGGTCCCGCACCGACCCGTACAGCGACTTGACCAGCGGGATCCGCTGAAACGTCCGCTCGCCCACCCGGAACATCCGCTGGACGATCCACGCCTGCAGCAGCAGCCCCACCAGCAGGATCAGCACCACCCCCGCCACCAGCCCCATCCCCCGCACGTAGAACCTCTCTCCCAGAGCCTGGAGCAGGAACCCTCCTAACAAAGACTCCGCCTTGACCGCCAGCCAGTACAGCACCGCCACCGTCACCGCCAGCGGCACCACCGCCACCAACCCGCGAATGAAGATACGGCTGAGCTTTTTCATGACCCGGTCCTTTCCCGATTCGCCCG
This region of Phycisphaerae bacterium genomic DNA includes:
- the xylB gene encoding xylulokinase, translated to METYYLGIDVGTSGLKTILMARDGAVAASDTQEYPIASPRPGWSEQNPQDWWKAAVAGIAAVLTQSGISGDRIGGIGLSGQMHGSVFLPADGIEPLRPAILWNDQRTADQCAYIEKKAGGRKKLIAMVANPALTGFTAPKIIWLRDHEPKTYRKVAHVLLPKDFIRLCLTGVYATEVSDASGTLLLDVSKRKWHEKLMRKLDLNAGWFPPCHESVEVTGRLSAVAAKATGLAEGIPVVGGAGDQAAGAVGNGIVDRGIVSATLGTSGVVFAYASKPAYDPLGRVHTMCHAVPGAWCVFGCMLAAGGSLQWFRNQLGQQEVRQAAEAGVDPYTLLIDQARQAPAGCEGLFFLPYLTGERTPHADPYARGCFIGLTARTDRAAVIRSVLEGVTFGMKDQVTIMREMGIPVKQVRASGGGARSEFWRQLQADMYDAPVVTLNVTEGAALGVAILAAVGTGAYKSVPAACKAIVKSVDTSKPRRDLVRLYNDHHAMFGRLYGCLRPAFPDMAKLAWTGLKRSPS
- a CDS encoding thiamine phosphate synthase, which codes for MQQRLYRILDANLNRAREALRVIEEFFRFVRDDREVSIRVKQLRHALNEIADRVGREKLLAARDSLADVGRDIPSPSLDGRTGPRPVAAASFKRLQEALRAIEEYAAPIDPQISAIAARLRFEAYDLEKQIMTAAAAARFGAVRLYLLIGSDLCPPPRMIALVPELLAAGVDCLQLREKHLSDRQTYDLSQRLAEHCHAAGELFIVNDRADLAAAVGADGLHLGQDDLPLKTARTLCPNAIIGLSTHNLDQVAAAIDQRPDYIAVGPAFATATKPHEPVAGLAFIRQAVERLDAAGIDHVAIGGITLENLDQLRAAGVRRIAVAAAVLKSPDPVDAARRLAAALG
- a CDS encoding DUF502 domain-containing protein produces the protein MKKLSRIFIRGLVAVVPLAVTVAVLYWLAVKAESLLGGFLLQALGERFYVRGMGLVAGVVLILLVGLLLQAWIVQRMFRVGERTFQRIPLVKSLYGSVRDLMTFFDSSKKKEFNRVVMVDFENGRASLVGMVTREDFSDVPAGVGGEDTIAVYLPMSYQMGGYTVMVPRSAVREVDMTIEDAMRFTLTAAMSSKKEPTNPVLPAERERR
- the amrA gene encoding AmmeMemoRadiSam system protein A, with the translated sequence MTNQELQLSDEQKRTLLALARRVVNAEVAGTDPAPAEPPGDPVLNLPCGCFVTLHVAGQLRGCIGTFQANAPLHRTVAEMAQAALADPRFTHQRLRTVELDELDIEISVLSPLEKTDDPMSLELGKHGIYIRRGYRTGCFLPQVATETGWDREQYLSYCCSHKAGLAAGAWKDRDTEVYLFTAEVFSEGQLGKE
- a CDS encoding NTP transferase domain-containing protein, which produces MGKTKNLLSETAVAILCGGRGTRMRSADRHKVCFPIDGVPAIVRTLRMFHRLGVRRMVLVVGAMAENVIATVSREFPHVLYVYQGEQLGTGHAAQIAAEALRNLDHRGPILITAGDKVIQPHVIHELAEEYLRSRSDMAFVTSAKRQGGQVSTAGRIMTNGVGRILGNVELRDIQRGRVVEALLKQAGRRPSAQFSYQQIIRAGRQHIADEGKLAKALGPAGQAIKEAGSVTGRKLIELFGPHGGSLSLGGKRLAADQIERQSKTVNLSVYLGGSEFWYRFLPVLSNENAQREYYLTDAIQLVAEASDRTWKLSQHKLSDPSDVMAFNSPDELLIVEDTLRRMAMSEKDEAPGVLSAAVAKLPAGSYRPAGKWLELFESWPAGLNRRFAEIYGPDAGLIHDRRKLFVRAIKLFICRFGVERKAIVVRAPGRINLLGRHVDHRGGAVNVMAIDRDVVFVTAPREDDTVTLCNDKPQQFPDREFSLRELLGDIEWQDWLSYVNSDHVRSILSRTQGDWSNYVKASMVRLQQQFTTIRIAGFDAAVAGDIPMAAGLSSSSAMVVASAEAAVAFNGLNVNPTELVDLCGEGEWFVGSRGGAADHTAISMGRRGQLAHVRFLPFQIEKIYDFPSDCRVIIAHSGIDAKKSATAKDKFNQKVASYELSLMLLKDRVPQLDHLLAHVRDINPRRLHCPISQIYRHLLTVPEYMPAKTIRETLSERHQPRLERVFGSHRNPECYDLRGVLLYGIAECERSLLAPELLEQGRTAEFGRLMRVSHDGDRVASHRKSSNGRWRTSRFRYDCGDPALARLCEDLASENPQRVLAAQLYMQGGAYECSTPQIDKMIDAVRPIDGVHGAQLGGAGLGGCIMILARPDAVAGVVETLKREYYSQMKSDPFIHVCQPVAGSGLIAV